The following are encoded together in the Trichomycterus rosablanca isolate fTriRos1 chromosome 19, fTriRos1.hap1, whole genome shotgun sequence genome:
- the LOC134333907 gene encoding ubiquitin hydrolase B-like, whose translation MYNHMCGAEKRRTEDYNHLSLALVENGSVKDCLEFFFRDEEEIECRCVVCNCTSASCRWTFYSLPRYLVLQLKRFKLSAKLKLRKQLNSVKIDRKLQLRLPGQSDLTQEDIINKTMDTDLTSTEYRKAEERTDRHEVDQCASYSLISVLNHYGSTIHSGHYTCDCFNQTDHLWLSYDDDEVSLTTEEYILNKRQKSAYVLIYELL comes from the exons ATCACAT gtGTGGAGCTGAGAAAAGAAGAACTGAGGACTACAATCACCTCTCTCTGGCTCTTGTAGAAAATGGATCAGTTAAAGATTGCCTTGAGTTCTTTTTTAGG GATGAGGAGGAAATTGAATGCAGATGTGTGGTCTGTAACTGCACCTCTGCCAGCTGCAGGTGGACATTTTACTCGCTGCCCAG GTATCTGGTCTTGCAGCTAAAGAGATTTAAGCTTTCGGCAAAACTTAAACTGAGGAAACAGCTCAACAGTGTCAAGATCGACCGAAAATTACAATTGAGACTGCCTGGGCagag tgatcTTACCCAAGaagatataataaataaaaccatggATACGGATTTGACCTCAACAG AATACAGGAAAGCTGAGGAGAGAACAGACAGGCATGAAGTG GATCAGTGTGCCAGCTATTCATTGATCAGTGTGCTGAATCATTATGGATCTACCATACACTCAG GACATTACACATGTGACTGCTTCAACCAGACCGACCATCTCTGGCTGTCATACGATGATGATGAAGTCTCACTGACAACAGAGGAGTACATTCTTAACAAAAGGCAGAAAAGTGCTTATGTTTTAATCTATGAACTGCTGTGA
- the ttpal gene encoding alpha-tocopherol transfer protein-like, protein MADQSDHTDPGPPTDPGLDVRFPTAPPPIYLCTLTPELEAKAREELQEKPEWRLRDVQALRDMILKEHPNLRTRLDDTFLLRFLRARKFDYDRALQLLLNYHSSRRAWPEVFQDLRPSTVKHVLELGFLTVLPRPDPQGRYILCLRPGKWTPNDYPFVDNIRAIYLTLEKLIQPEETQVNGIVILVDYTGVGLSQASNPGPLLAKKVVSILQDGFPIRIKAVNIINEPRIFKGIFAIIRPFLKEKMAERYVLHGSDLSSLHRVIPRSVLPQEYGGVDGRLDMTAWSRTLLEAEEEFVVEFCQPSPFEGALLPDSELLYGEHPEDSYRGLRSQLYYCY, encoded by the exons ATGGCAGATCAGAGTGACCACACTGATCCAGGTCCTCCAACAGACCCAGGGTTGGATGTACGATTTCCCACTGCTCCGCCACCTATCTACTTGTGCACTctgacaccagagctggagGCAAAAGCACGAGAGGAGCTGCAGGAGAAGCCTGAGTGGCGCCTTCGGGATGTGCAAGCTTTGCGTGACATGATTCTAAAGGAGCATCCCAATCTGAGGACACGGTTGGACGACACCTTCCTTTTGCGCTTCCTCCGGGCCAGGAAGTTCGACTACGACAGAGCACTGCAGCTGCTTCTTAACTACCATAGCAGCAGAAGAGCCTGGCCTGAGGTCTTTCAGGACCTTAGGCCCTCCACAGTGAAGCATGTACTCGAGTTGGGTTTCCTCACTGTTCTGCCAAGACCTGATCCTCAAGGCCGCTACATCTTATGCTTACGGCCAG GAAAATGGACACCAAATGACTATCCATTTGTGGACAACATACGAGCCATTTATTTGACATTAGAAAAGCTGATCCAACCTGAGGAGACTCAGGTGAATGGAATTGTCATCCTGGTGGATTACACTGGAGTTGGCTTGTCTCAGGCCTCTAATCCAGGCCCGCTTCTAGCTAAGAAAGTTGTTAGCATTCTTCAG GACGGATTTCCCATCAGAATAAAGgcagtcaatataataaacgagCCCAGAATCTTCAAGGGGATATTTGCAATAATAAGGCCGTTTTTAAAAGAGAAGATGGCTGAAAGG TATGTCTTGCATGGTTCGGACCTGTCATCTCTTCATCGGGTCATCCCTCGCTCTGTGCTACCACAGGAGTATGGTGGTGTAGATGGGCGGTTGGACATGACAGCCTGGTCTCGCACACTGCTGGAAGCTGAGGAGGAGTTTGTTGTTGAGTTTTGCCAGCCCAGCCCTTTTGAGGGGGCGCTACTGCCTGACTCTGAGCTCCTATATGGCGAACATCCTGAGGACTCTTACAGAGGCTTACGCTCACAActatactactgctactaa